In Deinococcus psychrotolerans, a genomic segment contains:
- a CDS encoding lysophospholipid acyltransferase family protein has product MTASLPDPQTSEPERPEAQIQKNQSPVTATKMPKPADELQAPTVNPLVYQFVVLGMNLPRVLRGQYIHTLGREHIPPPGSKLIVAGAHVSSLDPFLIAKVMPGHYVQFMSKKELFGPVMGDIIRAGGSFPVDRSITDLVAIRTALRILKEDGTLGLFPEGTRGGGNGQMQGGVGLLALRGKAPVLPVGLRQEGKRWLVRFGPLIEPKGGIKDLTAQIGAEISRLSGPI; this is encoded by the coding sequence ATGACCGCATCTCTCCCCGACCCCCAGACTTCTGAACCTGAGCGGCCTGAAGCCCAAATACAAAAAAACCAGTCGCCTGTCACCGCAACAAAGATGCCGAAACCCGCCGATGAGTTGCAAGCGCCGACGGTCAATCCGCTGGTGTATCAGTTCGTGGTCTTGGGCATGAATTTGCCCCGCGTGCTGCGCGGCCAGTACATCCATACGCTGGGCCGCGAACATATTCCGCCGCCCGGCAGCAAGTTGATCGTGGCCGGAGCGCACGTTTCCTCGCTCGATCCGTTCCTGATCGCCAAAGTGATGCCGGGGCACTATGTCCAGTTCATGTCCAAAAAAGAACTGTTCGGGCCGGTGATGGGCGACATCATCCGGGCGGGCGGCAGCTTTCCAGTAGACCGCTCCATTACTGATCTGGTGGCGATTCGCACCGCCCTGAGAATTCTCAAAGAAGACGGCACGCTGGGACTCTTTCCCGAAGGCACACGCGGCGGCGGCAACGGCCAGATGCAGGGTGGGGTGGGCTTGCTGGCCCTGCGCGGCAAGGCCCCGGTGTTGCCGGTGGGCCTGCGGCAAGAAGGCAAGCGCTGGCTGGTGCGCTTCGGCCCGCTCATTGAGCCAAAAGGCGGCATCAAAGACCTGACCGCTCAGATCGGCGCAGAGATCAGCCGGCTGAGCGGGCCGATTTAA